A window of Geotrypetes seraphini chromosome 16, aGeoSer1.1, whole genome shotgun sequence genomic DNA:
atccttcccctccctcttaATTATTTGATTTCAACAATTCATAACTGCTAATCGCCGAAAAAGGGCGCCAAACGTCAGCAACCGCCGAGAAGCGTCGCCCGCACCTACCGTCGCCTCGGCCGGCTCCCAGCGCTTCCGCCCACGTCACTTCCGCCGACGCTCTGGACGCCTCTTCCGCTCACGTGACGGGCTCGATGGCTGCGAGGCGGCCGCTTCCCGGCTCGCTGGCGCTGTCCTGGCTCCCCGACAGCGCTCTGCTGCACATCCTCTCCTACCTGCCTGTGAAGGACTTGCTGCGCAGCGGCCGGTGAGGGGGACGAGGAGGCACCGCTGCAATAGCTGCTTCTCTGTGCTGTCTTCAGACATTAGATGCATCGGTGTCATATACGCGCCTTTCCCTTCTCTGTGCTGTCTTCATACTGCAGGTGCATCTGTGTAATATCTGCATGATGCTTTGATGATGCACCTTTCCATTGTCTGTGCTGTGTTCATACTTGAGGTGGATCGGTGTAATATCTGCATGATGCGCCTTTCCCTTCTCTGTGCTGTCTTCAGACATTAGATGCATCGGTGTCATATGTGCATCAGGCTCTGATGACGCGCCTTTCCCTTCTCTGTGCTGTCTTCAGACATTAGATGCATCGGTGTCATATGTGCATCAGGCTCTGATGACGCGCCTTTCCCTTCTCTGTGCTGTCTGCAGACATTAGATGCATCGGTGTCATCTGCGCATCAGGCTCTGATGACGCGTCTTTCCCTTTTCTGTGCTGTCTTCATACTGCAGGTGCATCTGTGTAATATCTGCATGATGCTTTGATGATGCACCTTTCCATTGTCTGTGCTGTGTTCATACTTGAGGTGGATCGGTGTAATATCTGCATGATGCGCCTTTCCCTTCTCTGTGCTGTCTTCAGACATTAGATGCATCGGTGTCATATGTGCATCAGGCTCTGATGATGCGCCTTTCCCTTTTCTGTGCTGTCTTCATACTGCAGGTGCATCCATGTAATATCTGCATGATGCTTTGATGATGCACCTTTCCATTGTCTGTGCTGTCTTCATACTTCATGTGGATCGGTATAATATCTGCATGCACGTTTCTGTTGTCTGTGCTGTTCATACTTTACACGTTCTTGCTTGAGTCTCAGATGAAGAAGTCATTCTTCAGTTGTCTGTGCCATAGTTACACTTTACATGTATCAGTGCAATACCTGTGTGGCTCTGATGATTATctgcatttttgttttcttttctgtgtTCCTGTTTTACATGTGCAAGTGCGATGGCTGCATGTGGTTCTGATCAAGATCTGCTGTTCACCTTTCCATGCTGTATTCTTCCTCTAAGCTATGTGTTTATGACGCCTGCATGGGACACTGATAAGAACACTGTTGTACTGTGTGTGCAGTGTCTCTGCTTTGCATGTATTGCTGGGCCACCTGCACGGGTGCTGCTGACTCTCTGCAGTCATATTTTCAGTCTCATTCCACCTCTTCTTTTGCTTTCCAGCTTACTTCCTCCCCTCTGTCCTTTCCTGCATATGTTCGTTCTTCCCCATTCCCTTGCTCACCAGTTGCTTAGTCTATATATACTTatatttatccagcagcttcAGAGTTACTTGTTTGGATTTCTCTTTTCAGAGTCTGCAAGCACTGGAAGAAGCTGGTTTTGGACAAAACCCTGTGGAAGGATGTCAATTTAATGCCTTACAAAGTAATTTATTAAAATGCAAATTAACTTAAGGTTACTCTTAGGAACAGGCATAAACACTCGTGGTAGAGCCGGGGATTAGAACTGAGGAGCAGAGCAATAAAGCAACTCACCTTCAGAGAGTCGGTGAGAGAGACGGGGATTCAAACTGATGTACAGATTTGTGGCAGAGCAAAGGTCTCTCCCACGTATTAGATAAATCCCTCTATGCTTCGAATTTGCTGCTCGGACAGACAGGGGCAGGATTAAAGCACATACAAACCAGGCACAAACCTAGCGCTCTCTCAAATCTGCTAATTCAGTGGTTCCTAGATAGAATTGTACCCTGATGAAAGAAGAGGGAGGCCTAGGGGGATGGAACCACTTCTGCCTGTTTTCCTGACTCCCTGCGCAATGTCCTTTAGTCTGCAGAAGTTAGTGAATAGCACTTCTGATCTGCTGCTTCCTTCTCGTTCAGTTTTTTTCTGTAGTTAGAACCTCATAGGGGTTTTAAAATTCATTTATACTATATGTAATGGGGGGGAGAGGTCCAAGCTCTTGTTTGGCTGAGTATCCCAAAGAGTTAATCCTGCACCGCTAacgtgtgttttatttttttgtctcgTGTGTTTTGATCTAGATAAATTCTAAAGTCCTCTGGCACCTTGTCCGTCATTACCTGGGCAGCAGCCTGAGATCCCTACAGCTCAAAGGTCTGCTACACTCCGTCAAGAAGCAGGATCTCCTGACCCAGAACGTGTTGCAGGCGTTAGCCAAGCGGTGCCCTGGCCTGCAGCGCCTCTGCCTGCATAAGGCTGACCTGCGCTCCCTGAGCTACGAGTCCCTGCCATCTTCTCTAAAGGTCCTGGAGCTGAGCCACTGTGAGATCCCCTTTGCCTGGTTCCAGACCACGACTCCCTGCACTGTGCCCCTCCCGCAGCTGGAACACCTCGCCCTCTCCAAGGTGCCCGCCTTCTCCAACCAGGACCTGGAAATGGTCTCCTTGTGCAACCCGCTGAAGACTCTCATTCTCTCGGGGACCTACCGCGTGACCACGAAAGGGATGCTGCTGGCCGTGGGTCACCTGAAGCAGGTGAAACGCCTGACGTTACATGGCTGTGACATCAGCAACACAGGGCTATATGCCATCGCTAAGAACCTGAAGGCGCTGCAGCACCTGGGTCTCGCTGGATTCCACCGTCTGGATGAGGGCCTACCCTGCCTGACTGTACTGAAGACCCTGGAGCGCCTTGACTTGTGGCAGTGTGACCAGCTCTCCGCTGACACCATTGTGTCTGTGTGTGCTGAGCTGCCCGCCTTGAAAAGCCTTAATTTGAACGGGTTAGTGTTTGAGGACCAGGGAATTATTAAAATCCGAGAGAGCCTGCCCAACTGTGTCATTACTAATGATTTAGCGGACTTTTCTTCCACATCAGAACTTCACTTCTAAATCAGGCCTTTTCACCTCTGGAAATCCCGCATCCTCACCACCAAATACTAATTCAGGGATGTGGAGAGACTGGAGGGGGGTGGTTCTAATTCGGAGTCTGGTCTCTGGTTCTGTGTACCAGGGCTCAAATCCCCAGCTCTAAAGACTGAGTCCTTTTTCTTCCTGTGCCTTTAATGATTCTCATTGCAACTGAAAGATAGCAGTAATAAACCACAAGTGGTCCCTGGGCGATACAAAGATGCCCCGGTTGTTACGCTCAGATGGCTTTTAAAACTTGGTACTGCCTTTCTTCCGGAGataacaaagtggtttacaatacatataAAAACCTCAGGAAAAGAGTGGCAATTCCAAATAGgacagaaagaaattaaagagagggaaaaatatcAGAGTCCTGGGGAGAAAAGGAGACAAGACTGCAGTGTTGAAGGCCCAGCACTGGATTACACCTATGCAAAACCcaatccatatatatatatatatttttttttttttgcgaatcCATGTTGTGAGACTGGATGTTACATCTGGAAAAGCTGGGATTGATTCCAAGGCCGTATCTTAAAAATCCCCCGATTggtcagggtggggggggggaaacagtttAGCACAGGGTGTATGCTACTATTTTCTGTGGTttcgtgacccccccccccctgtcggtGACTGATGCTGCGATGAGTGAGTGAATGGAAGGATTGGGGGCCTGGATCATAGCGGATAGAAGTTTATAGTACCAAAGCCCAGCAGACACTGGTTCTATTTGAGCCTGTATCTCGAAGCAGCGGAAAGAAACTGGAATAATATAAGCCCTGAAAGGATGCTGCATGTACAGGGCATAAGGAATTGGTAGCCCGCCTTTCCGCCCAGATGTGGCCATTTGATTTTGCACTTTTTTGATCCGCTGGAAATGGTAACTGGAAACTGCTCCTGGGTTTTTTGTgccaagttttaaaaaaaatggatatACCGCTtaaagattatctaagcggtgtacattacatttaaaaattaaaaatatgtgcACCCAAAATGCCGTGTCGCTAGCCATGTCAAATGACTGTGGTAACCAGGCCAAATACTTGCCTACAAGACTCAGTCTGAGCCACCCAAGTGGGGGGGAAAATGCTTGCAAACCGGCTTCCTGTTTCTGTAGTCTTAACACAGGTAGCTTTTTAGTTTTCACTTTCCAGCCCATCTTGGACAAATTGCTTTGACCTTGGGCAACCGGGGAGaaggggggaggtgggaggtggGCGTCAGATTGGTCCGGGGGTCCAGCACACAGTCTGCTCGCTATCCCCACAGCCCAGGCGCCTCTTGCCAGGCTCTGTTTATAAACCAGATGAAACGTATAAATGTGATTTTATGAATAAAACTATTTTTGTTGTAATTTGTACAACAGCCTGTGTGACTTCTCTAGCAGGGCAGACATAATGGGAAGTTTTAATTTTCAGGTGCAGATCCCACAGATCTTTTTAGGCCTGGAAATGTACAATTCCATCAGCCTCCAAATGCATTGGACCCAATATTCTAAGACATGACACCTGAATGTATAAgtgcttttttaaattaatttgtatTATAGCACAGAGAGAAACTGTTAAAGCAGTTATTAGAATTTCTCTTAAAATGTGTTGGGACAGATTTAAGGGTCTCATTGTGTAAACtacacttccctccttccccctccgaatccgcggtttcagcatctgcggatttggttattcgcgattttaaaacaaaacacacattttcatttttcgggctattttaagccctgtgagcccccacttaagccttacctggtggtctagtgggttttcggggcaggagtgatctttccaCACTCCTGCACCATGCAGATtgttcacaggaaatggctgccttgagctcctgtagtctctcgagactatgacgggagctcaaggcagccatttcctatgagcgatctgcatggggcaggagcgtgggaagatcgctcttgccccgaaaacctgctggaccaccaggtaaggcttaaggggggcttacagggcttaaaatagccggggggggggaagcgggggttaggggcagaatcgACGTGAATATTAtatgcggtt
This region includes:
- the FBXL12 gene encoding F-box/LRR-repeat protein 12 isoform X2, with amino-acid sequence MHRCHIRAFPFSVLSSYCRVCKHWKKLVLDKTLWKDVNLMPYKINSKVLWHLVRHYLGSSLRSLQLKGLLHSVKKQDLLTQNVLQALAKRCPGLQRLCLHKADLRSLSYESLPSSLKVLELSHCEIPFAWFQTTTPCTVPLPQLEHLALSKVPAFSNQDLEMVSLCNPLKTLILSGTYRVTTKGMLLAVGHLKQVKRLTLHGCDISNTGLYAIAKNLKALQHLGLAGFHRLDEGLPCLTVLKTLERLDLWQCDQLSADTIVSVCAELPALKSLNLNGKTSEEQHPVEGEETDGLNYNPGNFNEGVYAVSEKAEALKSEFGTDFDELHLKVQNISSRADTSESDLSSLTSEVQKTSSRVEAMGSDLSSLKLQVSVLSSQFLKMKKLLEVENPCDFLWKSFEGYCYFFYKEELNWMDAKEMCELKNATLAVITSAREQNFLSSRIENEQYWIGLSDANKEGEWEWIDGTDYKSSFKFWKKGEPNDSERNEDCAHLLRKGEWNDLLCTSLSYAICKKAALTP
- the FBXL12 gene encoding F-box/LRR-repeat protein 12 isoform X3; the encoded protein is MAARRPLPGSLALSWLPDSALLHILSYLPVKDLLRSGRVCKHWKKLVLDKTLWKDVNLMPYKINSKVLWHLVRHYLGSSLRSLQLKGLLHSVKKQDLLTQNVLQALAKRCPGLQRLCLHKADLRSLSYESLPSSLKVLELSHCEIPFAWFQTTTPCTVPLPQLEHLALSKVPAFSNQDLEMVSLCNPLKTLILSGTYRVTTKGMLLAVGHLKQVKRLTLHGCDISNTGLYAIAKNLKALQHLGLAGFHRLDEGLPCLTVLKTLERLDLWQCDQLSADTIVSVCAELPALKSLNLNGKTSEEQHPVEGEETDGLNYNPGNFNEGENPCDFLWKSFEGYCYFFYKEELNWMDAKEMCELKNATLAVITSAREQNFLSSRIENEQYWIGLSDANKEGEWEWIDGTDYKSSFKFWKKGEPNDSERNEDCAHLLRKGEWNDLLCTSLSYAICKKAALTP
- the FBXL12 gene encoding F-box/LRR-repeat protein 12 isoform X1, yielding MAARRPLPGSLALSWLPDSALLHILSYLPVKDLLRSGRVCKHWKKLVLDKTLWKDVNLMPYKINSKVLWHLVRHYLGSSLRSLQLKGLLHSVKKQDLLTQNVLQALAKRCPGLQRLCLHKADLRSLSYESLPSSLKVLELSHCEIPFAWFQTTTPCTVPLPQLEHLALSKVPAFSNQDLEMVSLCNPLKTLILSGTYRVTTKGMLLAVGHLKQVKRLTLHGCDISNTGLYAIAKNLKALQHLGLAGFHRLDEGLPCLTVLKTLERLDLWQCDQLSADTIVSVCAELPALKSLNLNGKTSEEQHPVEGEETDGLNYNPGNFNEGVYAVSEKAEALKSEFGTDFDELHLKVQNISSRADTSESDLSSLTSEVQKTSSRVEAMGSDLSSLKLQVSVLSSQFLKMKKLLEVENPCDFLWKSFEGYCYFFYKEELNWMDAKEMCELKNATLAVITSAREQNFLSSRIENEQYWIGLSDANKEGEWEWIDGTDYKSSFKFWKKGEPNDSERNEDCAHLLRKGEWNDLLCTSLSYAICKKAALTP